A stretch of [Clostridium] scindens DNA encodes these proteins:
- the baiH gene encoding 7-beta-dihydroxy-3-oxo-5-beta-cholanoyl-CoA 4-oxidoreductase BaiH, with the protein MDMKHSRLFSPLQIGSLTLSNRVGMAPMSMDYEAADGTVPKRLADVFVRRAEGGTGYVMIDAVTIDSKYPYMGNTTALDRDELVPQFKEFADRVKEAGSTLVPQIIHPGPESVCGYRHIAPLGPSANTNANCHVSRSISIDEIHDIIKQFGQAARRAEEAGCGAISLHCAHAYMLPGSFLSPLRNKRMDEYGGSLDNRARFVIEMIEEARRNVSPDFPIFLRISGDERMVGGNSLEDMLYLAPKFEAAGVSMLEVSGGTQYEGLEHIIPCQNKSRGVNVYEASEIKKVVGIPVYAVGKINDIRYAAEIVERGLVDGVAMGRPLLADPDLCKKAVEGQFDEITPCASCGGSCISRSEAAPECHCHINPRLGREYEFPDVPAEKSKKVLVIGAGPGGMMAAVTAAERGHDVTVWEADDKIGGQLNLAVVAPGKQEMTQWMVHLNYRAKKAGVKFEFNKEATAEDVKALAPEAVIVATGAKPLVPPIKGTQDYPVLTAHDFLRGKFVIPKGRVCVLGGGAVACETAETVLENARPNSYTRGYDASIGDIDVTLVEMLPQLLTGVCAPNREPLIRKLKSKGVHINVNTKIMEVTDHEVKVQRQDGTQEWLEGFDYVLFGLGSRNYDPLSETLKEFVPEVHVIGDAVRARQASYAMWEGFEKAYSL; encoded by the coding sequence ATGGATATGAAACATTCCAGATTATTTTCGCCGCTTCAGATCGGATCCCTGACACTGTCTAACCGTGTCGGCATGGCTCCCATGAGCATGGACTATGAAGCAGCAGACGGAACTGTGCCCAAGAGGCTGGCGGACGTATTTGTCCGCCGCGCCGAGGGAGGCACAGGCTACGTCATGATCGACGCGGTGACGATAGACAGCAAGTATCCTTATATGGGAAATACAACGGCCCTTGACCGTGATGAACTGGTTCCCCAGTTTAAGGAATTTGCTGACAGAGTAAAAGAAGCAGGCAGCACGCTGGTGCCGCAGATCATTCATCCGGGTCCGGAATCCGTATGCGGCTACCGGCATATCGCTCCGCTTGGACCTTCTGCCAACACCAATGCAAACTGCCACGTGAGCAGATCGATCAGCATAGATGAGATCCATGACATCATTAAGCAGTTCGGCCAGGCGGCACGCCGCGCCGAAGAAGCAGGATGCGGGGCAATCTCCCTGCACTGCGCGCATGCGTATATGCTGCCAGGATCCTTCCTGTCACCGCTTCGCAACAAGCGCATGGATGAATATGGCGGAAGCCTTGACAACCGTGCCCGTTTCGTGATCGAGATGATTGAGGAGGCCCGCAGGAATGTGAGCCCTGATTTCCCGATCTTCCTTCGTATCTCCGGAGACGAGAGAATGGTAGGAGGCAACAGCCTTGAAGATATGCTCTACCTGGCACCGAAGTTCGAGGCTGCCGGCGTAAGCATGCTGGAAGTATCCGGCGGAACCCAGTATGAAGGCCTGGAACATATCATTCCTTGCCAGAATAAGAGCAGGGGCGTCAATGTATATGAAGCTTCTGAGATCAAGAAAGTAGTGGGCATCCCGGTATACGCAGTAGGAAAGATCAACGATATACGCTATGCGGCAGAGATCGTAGAACGCGGCCTGGTAGACGGCGTGGCTATGGGACGTCCGCTTCTGGCAGATCCGGACCTTTGCAAGAAGGCAGTGGAAGGCCAGTTTGACGAGATCACTCCATGCGCAAGCTGCGGCGGAAGCTGCATCAGCCGTTCTGAGGCAGCGCCTGAGTGCCATTGCCATATTAACCCAAGGCTTGGCCGGGAGTATGAATTCCCGGATGTGCCTGCCGAGAAGTCCAAGAAGGTACTGGTTATCGGCGCAGGCCCTGGAGGAATGATGGCTGCCGTGACAGCTGCGGAACGCGGCCATGATGTTACGGTATGGGAGGCTGACGACAAAATTGGCGGCCAGCTGAACCTGGCAGTAGTGGCTCCTGGCAAGCAGGAGATGACCCAGTGGATGGTACATCTGAACTATCGCGCGAAGAAAGCAGGCGTGAAGTTTGAATTCAATAAAGAAGCGACGGCAGAAGATGTCAAGGCGCTGGCGCCGGAAGCGGTGATCGTTGCTACAGGCGCGAAGCCGCTGGTTCCTCCGATTAAAGGAACACAGGATTATCCGGTGCTTACCGCCCATGATTTCCTTCGCGGCAAGTTCGTGATTCCGAAGGGACGCGTCTGCGTGCTGGGAGGAGGCGCGGTTGCCTGCGAGACTGCCGAGACAGTCCTGGAGAATGCACGTCCGAATTCTTATACCAGAGGATACGATGCAAGCATCGGAGATATCGATGTCACGCTTGTGGAGATGCTTCCGCAGCTCCTTACCGGCGTATGCGCGCCGAACCGCGAGCCTTTGATCCGCAAGTTAAAGAGCAAGGGCGTACACATCAACGTCAATACCAAGATCATGGAAGTAACAGACCATGAAGTAAAGGTTCAGAGACAGGATGGAACGCAGGAATGGCTGGAAGGATTTGACTATGTCCTCTTTGGCCTTGGTTCCAGAAATTATGATCCGCTTTCAGAGACCCTCAAGGAATTCGTTCCGGAAGTACATGTCATCGGCGATGCCGTAAGGGCGCGCCAGGCAAGCTACGCAATGTGGGAAGGATTTGAGAAGGCATACAGCCTGTAA
- a CDS encoding nuclear transport factor 2 family protein encodes MAVKAISGSDKDQELIIDTLKHARRQEYTPQRLCELQKIIETQYYYWWIMDMKKEEFCLELFDEDFQYYYNGYLASTKPEEQARTSKWVNAPLATMHMGHQPLVWLMDEKNARGIFQYEDHQVYRESGEVVETWMVYCNDFCKDEKGIWHIKTMRMIKRQADGRYHDINPPEGWKPEEWDTCDF; translated from the coding sequence ATGGCAGTGAAGGCAATCTCAGGCAGCGACAAGGATCAGGAACTGATCATTGATACCTTGAAGCATGCCAGAAGGCAGGAGTACACGCCCCAAAGGCTGTGCGAGCTTCAGAAGATCATTGAGACCCAGTATTATTACTGGTGGATCATGGATATGAAGAAAGAAGAATTCTGTCTGGAACTGTTCGATGAAGACTTCCAATACTACTATAATGGCTATCTGGCATCAACCAAGCCAGAAGAACAGGCCAGGACATCCAAATGGGTCAATGCGCCTCTGGCAACGATGCATATGGGCCATCAGCCTCTCGTATGGCTCATGGACGAGAAAAATGCCAGAGGAATCTTCCAGTATGAGGACCACCAGGTCTATCGGGAAAGCGGCGAAGTCGTGGAGACATGGATGGTATACTGTAATGATTTCTGCAAGGATGAAAAAGGAATCTGGCACATCAAGACGATGCGTATGATCAAGCGGCAAGCTGACGGCCGCTACCATGACATCAATCCACCAGAAGGCTGGAAGCCAGAAGAGTGGGATACATGTGATTTTTAA
- a CDS encoding MFS transporter, whose product MSTVANPNYKKGFVPFAIAALLVSLIGGFTAVLGPAFVADQGIDYNNTTWISLALAMSSAACAPILGKLGDVLGRRTTLLLGIVIFAAGNVLTAVATSLIFMLAARFIVGIGTAAISPIVMAYIVTEYPQEETGKAFGLYMLISSGAVVVGPTCGGLIMNAAGWRVMMWVCVALCVVVFLICTFSIKKTAFEKKSMAGFDKPGAALVVVFFSLFLCIPSFGQNIGWSSTAFIAAAAVALVALFILVMVEKKAKSPIMNGKFMARKEFVLPVLILFLTQGLMMANMTNVIVFVRYTQPDNVIISSFAISIMYIGMSLGSVIIGPVADKKEPKTVLTFSLVLTAIGCALMYLFKADSSVAIFAASLGILGFGLGGNATIFMKVALSGLSSEVAGSGTGTYGLFRDISAPFGVAVFVPMFANGVTANIAKYASGGMEEGAATVKAAISSIQTLTLVELGCIVVGIILVRMLPRIYQKKEA is encoded by the coding sequence ATGAGCACCGTAGCCAATCCAAATTATAAGAAAGGTTTTGTCCCCTTTGCAATTGCAGCACTCCTGGTGAGCCTGATCGGCGGTTTTACCGCCGTTCTCGGCCCGGCCTTCGTGGCGGACCAGGGGATTGACTATAATAATACCACATGGATTTCCCTGGCACTGGCGATGTCTTCCGCCGCATGCGCTCCAATCTTAGGAAAACTGGGAGACGTGCTGGGACGCAGGACGACGCTGCTTCTGGGTATTGTGATCTTTGCGGCCGGCAATGTGCTGACAGCCGTAGCCACGTCCCTGATATTCATGCTGGCAGCCCGTTTTATCGTAGGTATCGGAACAGCAGCGATCTCACCGATCGTTATGGCCTATATCGTAACCGAGTATCCGCAGGAGGAGACAGGAAAGGCCTTTGGCCTGTATATGCTGATTTCCAGCGGCGCCGTCGTGGTAGGACCTACCTGTGGCGGCCTGATCATGAATGCAGCTGGCTGGAGAGTCATGATGTGGGTATGCGTCGCTCTGTGCGTCGTTGTATTCCTGATCTGCACATTCTCCATCAAGAAGACTGCATTTGAGAAGAAGAGCATGGCAGGATTTGACAAGCCGGGCGCAGCCCTGGTAGTCGTATTCTTCAGTTTGTTCCTGTGCATCCCATCCTTCGGACAGAATATCGGATGGTCTTCCACAGCATTTATCGCAGCAGCGGCAGTAGCGCTGGTAGCACTTTTCATCCTGGTAATGGTAGAAAAGAAAGCGAAGAGTCCGATCATGAACGGCAAGTTTATGGCACGCAAGGAATTCGTGCTTCCAGTATTGATCCTGTTCCTTACACAGGGACTTATGATGGCAAATATGACCAATGTCATCGTGTTCGTACGCTATACGCAGCCGGACAATGTCATTATATCAAGTTTTGCGATCTCCATCATGTACATAGGAATGTCCTTAGGCTCCGTTATCATTGGACCTGTTGCAGATAAGAAAGAGCCAAAGACGGTTCTGACATTCTCTCTGGTACTGACAGCCATCGGCTGTGCGCTGATGTATCTGTTCAAGGCAGATTCCTCCGTCGCTATCTTTGCGGCATCCTTGGGAATCCTTGGATTTGGCCTTGGAGGAAATGCAACCATCTTCATGAAGGTAGCGCTTTCCGGCCTGTCCAGCGAAGTAGCTGGCTCTGGTACTGGAACCTATGGCCTGTTCAGAGATATCTCGGCACCATTCGGCGTGGCAGTGTTCGTGCCTATGTTTGCCAACGGCGTAACAGCGAATATTGCGAAATACGCGTCAGGCGGCATGGAAGAAGGCGCCGCTACGGTAAAAGCAGCCATCTCATCCATCCAGACGCTGACACTGGTTGAACTTGGATGTATCGTTGTGGGAATCATCCTTGTGAGAATGCTGCCAAGAATCTATCAGAAGAAAGAGGCATAA
- the baiF gene encoding bile acid CoA-transferase BaiF — MAGIKDFPKFGALAGLKILDSGSNIAGPLGGGLLAECGATVIHFEGPKKPDNQRGWYGYPQNHRNQLSMVADIKSEEGRKIFLDLIKWADIWVESSKGGQYDRLGLSDEVIWEVNPKIAIVHVSGYGQTGDPSYVTRASYDAVGQAFSGYMSLNGTTEALKINPYLSDFVCGLTTCWAMLACYVSTILTGKGESVDVAQYEALARIMDGRMIQYATDGVKMPRTGNKDAQAALFSFYTCKDGRTIFIGMTGAEVCKRGFPIIGLPVPGTGDPDFPEGFTGWMIYTPVGQRMEKAMEKYVSEHTMEEVEAEMQAHQIPCQRVYELEDCLNDPHWKARGTITEWDDPMMGHITGLGLINKFKRNPSEIWRGAPLFGMDNRDILKDLGYDDAKIDELYEQGIVNEFDLDTTIKRYRLDEVIPHMRKKEE; from the coding sequence ATGGCTGGAATAAAAGATTTTCCAAAATTCGGAGCTCTTGCAGGGCTTAAGATACTTGACAGCGGATCTAACATCGCCGGACCTTTAGGCGGAGGCCTTCTGGCAGAATGCGGAGCAACGGTCATCCATTTTGAAGGACCAAAGAAACCTGATAACCAGAGAGGATGGTACGGCTATCCACAGAATCACCGTAATCAGCTGTCTATGGTAGCAGACATCAAATCTGAAGAAGGAAGAAAGATATTCCTTGATCTGATCAAATGGGCAGATATCTGGGTAGAGTCATCCAAAGGCGGACAGTATGACAGGCTGGGACTTTCCGATGAAGTCATCTGGGAAGTAAATCCTAAGATTGCCATCGTGCACGTATCCGGATATGGACAGACAGGAGACCCGTCTTATGTTACACGTGCATCCTATGACGCAGTAGGCCAGGCATTCAGCGGCTATATGTCACTGAACGGAACAACGGAAGCGCTGAAGATCAATCCTTATCTGAGCGATTTCGTATGCGGACTTACCACATGCTGGGCTATGCTTGCCTGCTATGTAAGCACCATTCTTACCGGAAAGGGCGAATCTGTTGACGTTGCGCAGTACGAAGCGCTGGCACGTATCATGGACGGACGTATGATCCAGTACGCTACAGACGGCGTGAAGATGCCAAGAACCGGCAATAAGGATGCGCAGGCTGCCCTGTTCAGCTTCTACACCTGCAAAGACGGACGTACGATCTTTATCGGAATGACTGGCGCGGAAGTATGTAAGAGAGGATTCCCGATCATCGGACTTCCGGTACCTGGAACCGGAGACCCGGACTTCCCGGAAGGCTTCACAGGCTGGATGATCTATACTCCTGTAGGACAGAGAATGGAAAAGGCTATGGAGAAGTATGTATCTGAGCATACGATGGAAGAAGTAGAGGCTGAGATGCAGGCACACCAGATTCCATGCCAGAGAGTATACGAGCTGGAAGACTGCCTGAACGATCCTCACTGGAAAGCACGTGGAACTATTACGGAGTGGGATGACCCGATGATGGGACATATCACAGGCCTTGGACTGATCAACAAGTTCAAGAGAAATCCTTCCGAAATCTGGAGAGGCGCTCCGCTGTTCGGTATGGATAACCGCGATATCCTGAAAGACCTGGGATATGACGATGCAAAGATCGACGAACTCTATGAGCAGGGCATCGTCAATGAATTCGACCTTGACACTACTATCAAACGCTATAGACTGGATGAAGTAATTCCACATATGAGAAAGAAAGAGGAGTAA